Proteins encoded by one window of Candidatus Micrarchaeia archaeon:
- a CDS encoding DUF859 family phage minor structural protein, with translation MASKTVTIADFQQQSSWVVEFLNPPGDNVRTSGPSTSTQTKYFNFSTIPVGSIINSATLTATVGGTNYTIRTLDGSFFSGSRNVKAKVAPGDSSVGFTWVFKGSGSTASVGSITATLQYSNVRIVIDYTLPASTVTLNKTTCPAGGVVRANLSIASSSYTHKVYFSMTGVTTVEYTLAAGVTYKDFTIPLAWQEAIPNNVSRVITCTLKTYSGATQMGTDQTDTVTMTLSADAYPVLGSVVAALDLNGLPGTFTKHIQGKTKLLVTLSDETLAYESPISTRKVTINGVQVTASGTPITALFDPIALSGDVPINAVITDGRGRTGSKSITVHIEPYSAPSLTGIEAYRADSSGDEDDAGTYIFLKATGVCSSVAGENAVTLQGRYGIVGGAYGAWSDMTGGTAIKSVLLGGALAVNVSYNAQIKAVDTVGTEYIYTALIPQETVTLNFKEGGSGAAFGGYADTADLLKVVWSLMTLGGDPVCAIKVGQLYISRDDTDPSTIWTGTTWYALPEETFPMAAGVNHVPGGTGDEGGASSHSFSLGSAGYAKLSSGGKSKIKSGLSAYATDYLEADYAPGASGSTATNGIELGGATESGSTLPKYRSYYMWERLT, from the coding sequence ATGGCAAGCAAGACAGTAACCATCGCAGACTTCCAGCAGCAAAGCTCATGGGTTGTTGAGTTTCTAAACCCGCCCGGCGATAATGTTCGCACTTCCGGCCCTTCGACATCAACGCAGACGAAATACTTCAATTTTTCGACAATCCCGGTTGGCTCAATTATAAACAGCGCCACGCTGACCGCAACGGTTGGCGGCACGAACTACACCATCAGAACGCTTGACGGCTCTTTTTTCAGCGGAAGCCGCAATGTAAAGGCGAAGGTTGCCCCCGGCGATAGCAGCGTTGGGTTTACCTGGGTCTTCAAGGGGTCAGGGTCAACCGCTTCTGTTGGCAGCATTACGGCAACGCTCCAGTATTCCAATGTCAGGATTGTCATTGACTATACGCTCCCTGCATCCACCGTGACCCTGAACAAGACCACCTGCCCTGCCGGGGGCGTTGTCCGGGCGAATCTGTCCATCGCGTCCTCATCCTACACGCACAAGGTTTACTTCTCCATGACGGGCGTTACAACGGTTGAGTATACGCTTGCCGCCGGCGTGACCTATAAGGACTTCACCATCCCGCTGGCATGGCAGGAAGCGATACCAAACAATGTATCCCGCGTTATCACCTGCACCCTAAAAACCTATTCCGGCGCGACACAGATGGGAACGGACCAGACGGACACCGTAACGATGACGCTTTCCGCAGACGCTTACCCTGTCCTGGGAAGCGTTGTCGCGGCGCTGGACCTGAACGGGCTGCCCGGAACATTCACGAAGCATATACAGGGCAAGACAAAGCTCCTTGTCACACTGTCTGACGAAACGCTTGCCTATGAATCGCCCATATCCACCCGCAAGGTCACGATAAACGGCGTCCAAGTAACAGCAAGCGGAACACCGATTACGGCGCTGTTTGACCCTATCGCCTTGTCCGGGGATGTGCCCATCAACGCGGTCATCACGGACGGGCGCGGAAGGACGGGCAGCAAGAGCATCACGGTTCACATAGAGCCGTATTCAGCGCCTTCCCTGACCGGCATTGAAGCATACCGCGCTGATTCGTCAGGGGATGAAGATGACGCTGGCACATACATCTTCCTGAAAGCAACGGGCGTATGCAGCAGCGTTGCCGGCGAAAACGCGGTCACGCTCCAGGGGCGGTATGGCATTGTTGGCGGGGCATATGGCGCATGGTCCGACATGACCGGCGGCACAGCTATTAAATCCGTCCTCCTGGGCGGGGCGTTGGCGGTCAACGTTTCCTACAACGCGCAAATCAAGGCCGTGGACACCGTGGGAACGGAGTATATCTATACCGCGCTCATCCCCCAGGAAACCGTCACGCTCAACTTCAAGGAGGGCGGAAGCGGGGCGGCGTTTGGCGGGTATGCCGATACTGCCGATTTGCTCAAAGTTGTCTGGTCATTAATGACGCTGGGCGGGGACCCGGTCTGCGCTATCAAGGTGGGTCAGCTCTACATTTCGCGGGATGATACGGACCCTTCAACAATCTGGACAGGCACAACCTGGTATGCGCTGCCGGAAGAAACCTTCCCGATGGCAGCCGGAGTAAACCATGTGCCGGGCGGAACGGGTGACGAAGGTGGAGCATCTTCTCACTCGTTCTCATTGGGAAGCGCTGGCTACGCTAAACTTTCTTCAGGCGGTAAATCAAAGATTAAATCGGGGTTAAGCGCCTACGCCACCGATTACCTTGAAGCCGACTATGCTCCGGGCGCGTCCGGGTCTACCGCAACAAACGGCATTGAGCTGGGCGGCGCCACCGAAAGCGGAAGCACTCTGCCAAAATACCGGTCCTACTATATGTGGGAGCGCCTGACCTGA